A region of Lichenibacterium dinghuense DNA encodes the following proteins:
- a CDS encoding substrate-binding domain-containing protein, translating into MKTPTLALTALLAGTALAAAADGKPIYKDCGPNNDYVIGFSQANFKEPYREHVNHELERLVKNYPKFKLTIADGQASVNTQVSQVENFVTKQVDLLMISPFESAPLTPAVTAVFKKGIPVIELDRKTVGDDYTAFVGGDNRQIAKEAGQYAAKTLMPDGGEAAILEGLPSSSPAIERLEGFKEGIAENPKIKLVAVQPVDWQEDKAVTVFGAMLQAHPDIKLVYTSNDLAAAGAYIAAKQAGKAGEIKIIGTDGLPGPSGGIRSVADGEWAATFIYPTGAAEALELAKKILIDCATEVPRNVTVPTQIIDRQNAKEMYAKQQF; encoded by the coding sequence ATGAAGACACCCACCCTCGCGCTGACGGCTCTGCTGGCCGGAACGGCCCTCGCCGCGGCGGCGGACGGCAAGCCGATCTACAAGGATTGCGGGCCGAACAACGACTACGTGATCGGCTTCAGCCAGGCGAACTTCAAGGAGCCGTATCGCGAGCACGTCAACCACGAGCTCGAGCGGCTGGTGAAGAACTATCCGAAGTTCAAGCTCACCATCGCGGATGGACAGGCCAGCGTGAACACGCAGGTCAGCCAGGTCGAGAACTTCGTCACCAAGCAGGTCGACCTCCTGATGATCTCGCCTTTCGAGTCCGCGCCGCTGACGCCGGCCGTGACGGCCGTCTTCAAGAAGGGCATCCCGGTGATCGAGCTCGACCGGAAGACGGTGGGCGACGATTACACGGCCTTCGTGGGGGGCGACAACCGGCAGATCGCCAAGGAGGCGGGCCAGTATGCCGCCAAGACGCTGATGCCGGACGGGGGCGAGGCGGCGATCCTGGAAGGATTGCCCTCGTCCTCCCCCGCCATCGAGCGGCTGGAAGGCTTCAAGGAGGGCATCGCCGAGAACCCCAAGATCAAGCTCGTGGCCGTTCAGCCCGTGGACTGGCAGGAGGACAAGGCCGTCACCGTATTCGGCGCCATGCTCCAGGCCCACCCGGACATCAAGCTCGTCTACACGTCGAACGACCTCGCCGCGGCGGGCGCCTACATCGCGGCCAAGCAGGCCGGCAAGGCCGGCGAGATCAAGATCATCGGCACGGACGGCCTCCCCGGCCCTTCGGGCGGCATTCGGTCCGTGGCGGATGGCGAGTGGGCCGCGACCTTCATCTACCCCACCGGGGCCGCCGAGGCGCTGGAACTCGCCAAGAAGATCTTGATCGACTGCGCCACGGAGGTGCCGCGCAACGTCACCGTGCCGACGCAGATCATCGACCGGCAGAACGCCAAGGAGATGTACGCGAAGCAGCAGTTCTGA
- a CDS encoding PRC-barrel domain-containing protein translates to MKTLLAALALSSLAAGSAFAADTTNNGGMMMADHATATIHYVTVAPADIMSSKLVGQDVYNNQGDKIGNVADLVIDNGKTITGVVLSVGGFLGMGEHYVLIDPSSMVLSDKNGLHGVVDTTKDSLKNAPAFNYKKS, encoded by the coding sequence ATGAAGACCCTTCTCGCCGCCCTCGCCCTGTCGTCCCTCGCCGCGGGCTCCGCCTTCGCGGCCGACACCACCAACAACGGTGGCATGATGATGGCCGACCATGCCACGGCGACGATCCACTACGTCACGGTCGCGCCGGCCGACATCATGTCCTCGAAGCTGGTCGGGCAGGACGTCTACAACAACCAGGGCGACAAGATCGGCAACGTCGCCGACCTCGTCATCGACAACGGCAAGACGATCACGGGCGTCGTGCTCAGCGTCGGCGGCTTCCTCGGCATGGGCGAGCACTACGTGCTGATCGACCCGTCCTCCATGGTCCTGAGCGACAAGAACGGCCTGCACGGCGTCGTCGACACCACGAAGGACAGCCTCAAGAACGCGCCGGCCTTCAACTACAAGAAGTCCTGA
- a CDS encoding sugar ABC transporter ATP-binding protein, with amino-acid sequence MTSILLALRGVQKRFGGVHALKGVDFTLAAGEVHVLLGENGAGKSTLMGVLSGAVVPDAGEIRIDGEPVRFASPRDAHAAGVAMIPQELDLVPGLDIAANLFLGNEITAAGVLQGRRMRAAAQDLLAKAGVSLDAGTLVSSLRIGERQLVAIAKALAAEARILVMDEPSAALSAVEADHLMRVVRDLKARGVGVVYISHRLEEVARIADRVTVMRDGQVVGECAPSTPQAELVRLLVGRPLSDLFPPRAARVGAPILRLERAAFDPDRPRAGWQAPRDVSLTVREGEIVGLAGLMGVGRTELLGALHGFGAAGRWRGTVEMRGVPARLGTVEAARRAGIAYVTDDRRGTGLVLHHTVAQNALMSTWRRVTPFGLVSRALERRRVAEAMEHYDVRPRLPNAKVVNLSGGNQQKVVFAKELMNGPSLLLLDEPTRGVDVGAKAEIYRRLRGLAEAGLGVLVASSELPELLGLCDRIVVMRAGRTVHEFPAGAGEDEVRAVCEAEDEELAA; translated from the coding sequence GTGACGTCGATCCTCCTCGCCCTCCGCGGCGTCCAGAAGCGCTTCGGCGGCGTCCACGCCCTGAAGGGCGTCGACTTCACCCTGGCGGCCGGTGAGGTCCACGTGCTGCTCGGCGAGAACGGCGCAGGCAAGTCGACGCTGATGGGCGTGCTGTCGGGCGCCGTGGTGCCGGACGCGGGCGAGATCCGGATCGACGGCGAGCCGGTCCGTTTCGCGAGCCCGCGCGACGCGCACGCGGCCGGCGTCGCCATGATCCCTCAGGAGCTGGACCTCGTCCCCGGGCTCGACATCGCCGCGAACCTGTTCCTCGGCAACGAGATCACGGCGGCCGGCGTCCTGCAGGGCCGGCGCATGAGGGCCGCGGCCCAGGACCTGCTCGCCAAGGCCGGCGTCTCGCTCGACGCAGGCACGCTGGTGTCGAGCCTCAGGATCGGCGAGCGCCAGCTCGTGGCCATCGCCAAGGCGCTCGCGGCCGAGGCCCGCATCCTGGTCATGGACGAGCCCTCCGCGGCGCTGTCGGCCGTGGAGGCGGACCATCTGATGCGCGTGGTGCGAGACCTCAAGGCGCGCGGCGTCGGCGTGGTCTACATCTCGCACCGCCTGGAGGAGGTGGCCCGCATCGCGGACCGCGTCACCGTGATGCGCGACGGGCAGGTCGTGGGCGAGTGTGCGCCTTCCACGCCTCAGGCCGAGCTGGTGCGCCTGCTCGTCGGCCGGCCGCTGTCCGACCTGTTCCCGCCCCGCGCGGCGCGGGTGGGCGCGCCGATCCTGCGGCTGGAGCGCGCCGCCTTCGACCCCGACCGGCCGCGCGCCGGGTGGCAGGCGCCGCGCGACGTGTCGCTCACGGTGCGCGAGGGCGAGATCGTCGGCCTCGCCGGCCTCATGGGCGTCGGCCGCACGGAGCTGCTCGGCGCGCTCCACGGCTTCGGCGCCGCCGGGCGCTGGCGCGGCACCGTGGAGATGCGCGGCGTCCCGGCCCGCCTCGGCACGGTGGAGGCCGCGCGGCGCGCCGGCATCGCCTACGTGACCGACGACCGCCGCGGCACCGGCCTCGTGCTGCACCACACCGTCGCCCAGAACGCGCTGATGTCGACCTGGCGGCGGGTGACGCCCTTCGGGCTCGTGTCGCGCGCGCTGGAGCGCCGCCGCGTCGCCGAAGCGATGGAACACTACGACGTCCGCCCGCGCCTGCCGAACGCGAAGGTCGTCAACCTGTCGGGCGGCAACCAGCAGAAGGTCGTCTTCGCCAAGGAACTCATGAACGGCCCCTCGCTGCTCCTGCTCGACGAGCCGACCCGCGGCGTCGACGTCGGCGCCAAGGCGGAGATCTACCGGCGCCTGCGCGGGCTCGCCGAGGCCGGGCTCGGCGTGCTGGTCGCATCCTCCGAGCTGCCCGAACTGCTCGGCCTGTGCGACCGCATCGTGGTGATGCGGGCCGGCCGCACCGTGCACGAGTTTCCGGCCGGCGCCGGCGAGGACGAGGTCCGCGCGGTCTGCGAGGCGGAAGACGAGGAGTTGGCCGCATGA
- a CDS encoding DUF2254 family protein → MGGGARGRGSVADPARAYVPRGVAAATVSAAVGDARDALDRAFTFGPRQAALQDLEDPVRQLDEIAVRALSPGIDDPFTAGSVLDRFGDALCRLAKRHLPRGAVERDGLIVLRLDVVDREGLCDAMLHTVRQNGSGSAYVLIRLLEVLAHAAEVERFPGRLAALRRHADLAIQTARDGVTDLAGLEDCEARHRAFATAADMIDATTAPATPGPRRG, encoded by the coding sequence CTGGGCGGCGGAGCACGGGGTCGAGGTAGCGTTGCGGATCCGGCCCGGGCCTATGTCCCCCGCGGCGTCGCGGCCGCGACCGTTTCGGCTGCCGTCGGCGACGCCCGCGACGCGCTCGATCGCGCCTTCACCTTCGGGCCACGGCAGGCCGCCCTGCAGGATCTCGAAGATCCCGTGCGCCAGCTCGACGAGATCGCGGTGCGGGCGCTCTCGCCCGGCATCGACGACCCCTTCACGGCGGGCAGCGTGCTCGACCGCTTCGGCGACGCCCTGTGCCGCCTGGCGAAGCGGCACCTGCCGCGCGGCGCTGTGGAGCGGGACGGGCTGATCGTGCTGCGGCTCGACGTGGTCGATCGCGAGGGGCTCTGCGATGCCATGCTCCACACGGTCCGCCAGAACGGATCGGGCTCGGCCTACGTGCTGATCAGGCTCCTGGAAGTGCTGGCTCACGCCGCCGAAGTCGAGCGCTTCCCCGGGCGCCTCGCCGCGCTGCGCCGCCACGCCGACCTCGCGATTCAAACCGCGCGGGACGGAGTGACGGACCTGGCAGGCCTTGAGGACTGCGAGGCGCGGCACCGGGCCTTCGCGACCGCGGCCGACATGATCGACGCGACCACGGCGCCCGCCACGCCCGGTCCCCGGCGCGGATGA
- a CDS encoding DUF1328 domain-containing protein, giving the protein MLKLALLFLVISLVAGFFGFSGISAATAKIAKVLFFIAVAIFVVLLVLALLAGQAIF; this is encoded by the coding sequence ATGCTGAAACTGGCGCTCCTGTTCCTCGTCATCTCGCTCGTGGCGGGTTTCTTCGGCTTCTCGGGCATATCCGCCGCGACCGCCAAGATCGCCAAGGTGCTGTTCTTCATCGCCGTGGCGATCTTCGTGGTCCTCCTGGTCCTCGCCCTGCTGGCCGGACAGGCGATCTTCTGA
- a CDS encoding cation:proton antiporter, which produces MACSPSSSSRARSASTCRSCAKCALPVLALAIVGAGLWGLSLALGHPLPVLWALVFGALISPTDPVAVMGTLKSVDLPESLKVQIEGEALFNHGIGIVLFTGLLRFASGASAGETSPGAVAPLLLREAGGGGLLGCVAGYLASRAMRAIDDYPVAVLVTLALVTAT; this is translated from the coding sequence ATGGCATGCTCGCCTTCCTCATCTTCGCGGGCGCGCTCAGCGTCGACGTGCCGGAGTTGCGCAAAGTGCGCGCTCCCCGTCCTGGCCCTGGCCATCGTCGGCGCGGGCCTGTGGGGGCTGTCGCTCGCTCTCGGCCACCCGCTGCCGGTCCTGTGGGCGCTGGTGTTCGGCGCCCTGATCAGCCCGACCGACCCCGTCGCCGTGATGGGCACGCTGAAGAGCGTCGACCTGCCCGAGAGCCTCAAGGTGCAGATCGAGGGCGAGGCGCTGTTCAACCATGGCATCGGCATCGTGCTGTTCACCGGGCTGCTGCGCTTCGCGTCCGGCGCCTCCGCGGGCGAGACCTCGCCCGGGGCCGTCGCGCCGCTGCTCCTGCGGGAGGCCGGCGGCGGCGGCCTCCTCGGCTGCGTCGCCGGCTACCTCGCCTCCCGCGCCATGCGGGCGATCGACGACTATCCCGTCGCGGTGCTGGTCACGCTGGCGCTGGTCACCGCCACCTAG
- a CDS encoding sugar ABC transporter ATP-binding protein, protein MPALLTLDGITKTYPGVKALQDVSFDVESGTIHAVMGENGAGKSTLMQVIAGAHRPTAGRLVFDGADLDLASTRDAAAKGIAIVFQELMLAPNMSVAENIGLGTEPRQARVLVDRATLRSRARAVLDRLGVAIDPDAQLGDLTIAQQQLVEIAKALVHEPRLLILDEPTSSLSEADSLALFRVVHDLKAHGVTVLYISHRMREVFDNCDSVTVLRDGRHVRTVPLADTSPEEVVRLMVGRDLAEVQRVPPSAEARPVVLSVRGLGDGHRYHDVSFDIRQGEIVGMAGLIGAGRSEVALGLFGAPPPESGSVELDGKRVAVRRPRDAMRLGIGLVPEDRKGQGLVLGMGVGPNLSLAALGLGMVSSRGFVRQRDETRMIDGYVGRFRIKTPSVEQFVGLLSGGNQQKVVLAKWLAAEPRLLIVDEPTRGVDVGTKAEIYAQMRELAKAGLAILVISSDLPEVLTISDRILVMRAGRLAGEIAFAEASEERIMALAALEHPDRGHPETPPRGYADAAAR, encoded by the coding sequence ATGCCTGCCCTCCTCACCCTCGATGGCATCACCAAGACCTATCCGGGGGTGAAAGCCCTGCAGGACGTCAGCTTCGACGTCGAGTCCGGCACGATCCACGCCGTGATGGGCGAGAACGGCGCCGGCAAATCGACGCTGATGCAGGTCATCGCCGGCGCCCACAGGCCCACGGCGGGCCGCCTCGTGTTCGACGGCGCCGACCTCGACCTCGCGAGCACCCGCGATGCCGCCGCGAAGGGCATCGCCATCGTGTTCCAGGAACTGATGCTCGCCCCCAACATGTCGGTGGCGGAGAACATCGGCCTCGGCACCGAGCCGCGGCAGGCCCGCGTGCTGGTCGACCGGGCGACCCTGCGGTCCCGCGCCCGCGCGGTGCTGGACCGGCTCGGCGTCGCGATCGACCCCGACGCGCAACTCGGCGACCTCACCATCGCTCAGCAGCAACTCGTCGAGATCGCCAAGGCCCTGGTGCACGAGCCGCGGCTGCTGATCCTCGACGAGCCGACGTCGAGCCTTTCGGAGGCCGACTCCCTCGCCCTGTTCCGGGTCGTCCACGACCTCAAGGCCCATGGCGTGACGGTGCTCTACATCTCGCACCGCATGCGCGAGGTGTTCGACAACTGCGACAGCGTCACCGTGCTCCGCGACGGGCGCCACGTCCGCACGGTGCCGCTCGCCGACACCAGCCCCGAGGAGGTGGTGCGGCTCATGGTGGGACGCGACCTCGCCGAGGTGCAGCGCGTGCCACCCTCCGCCGAAGCGCGACCGGTGGTGCTGTCGGTGCGGGGGCTCGGCGACGGGCATCGCTATCACGACGTGTCCTTCGACATCCGCCAGGGCGAGATCGTGGGGATGGCGGGGCTGATCGGCGCGGGGCGATCGGAGGTGGCGCTCGGCCTCTTCGGCGCGCCGCCGCCGGAAAGCGGCAGCGTCGAACTCGATGGCAAGCGCGTCGCGGTGCGGCGGCCGCGCGATGCCATGCGGCTCGGCATCGGCCTCGTGCCGGAGGACCGCAAAGGGCAGGGCCTCGTCCTCGGCATGGGCGTCGGCCCCAACCTGTCGCTCGCGGCACTGGGCCTCGGGATGGTCTCGTCGCGGGGTTTCGTCAGGCAGCGCGACGAGACGCGCATGATCGACGGCTACGTCGGGCGATTCCGCATCAAGACGCCCAGCGTCGAGCAGTTCGTCGGCCTGCTCAGCGGCGGCAACCAGCAAAAGGTCGTATTGGCGAAGTGGCTCGCGGCCGAACCGCGCCTGCTCATCGTCGATGAGCCGACGAGAGGAGTGGACGTCGGCACCAAGGCCGAGATCTACGCTCAGATGCGCGAGTTGGCGAAAGCCGGCCTCGCCATCCTCGTGATTTCCAGCGACCTGCCGGAGGTTCTGACCATCTCGGACCGCATCCTCGTGATGAGAGCTGGGCGGCTCGCGGGCGAGATCGCGTTCGCGGAGGCGTCCGAAGAGCGCATCATGGCGCTCGCCGCCCTGGAACACCCCGACCGAGGCCATCCGGAGACGCCACCGCGCGGCTACGCCGACGCGGCGGCGCGATGA
- a CDS encoding endonuclease/exonuclease/phosphatase family protein: protein MLRHLRLALLCLLGLSIATALAASLLPFIDTKWWLIRLLDFPRLPFGIATLGLLALLSAFGRSYPRSSLALVAAALVAVGADAVVLWPYRPQGGAALADESCADRRLTVMISNVLLTNRQSRTLLDEVRAQKPDLFLAMEVDDWWDKTLEPLSADMPYGATKIIGSYYGMRLFSRLPLSGTEIRFLAGRDTPSIVTKVRLRDGEDATFLGIHPRPPLVGQSALPRDAELYAAAAILRSADGPAILAGDLNATPWEDAVQRTRRVAGLVSPRQGYGYVYSFDAHSWWAKWPLDQIDYKPGFTALSLERLPYIGSDHYPYVVRLCRDPAVEPPPAAPESTDDRARVDEADRAATVGSP, encoded by the coding sequence TTGCTCCGACACCTCCGGCTCGCCCTGTTATGCCTCCTCGGGCTCTCGATCGCGACGGCCCTCGCGGCGTCGCTGCTGCCGTTCATCGACACCAAGTGGTGGCTGATCCGGCTCCTCGACTTCCCGCGCCTGCCCTTCGGCATCGCCACGCTCGGGCTGCTCGCGCTGCTGTCCGCCTTCGGGCGGAGCTACCCGCGCTCTTCCCTCGCCCTCGTGGCCGCGGCCCTGGTGGCGGTCGGCGCCGACGCCGTCGTGCTGTGGCCCTATCGGCCGCAGGGCGGCGCCGCGCTGGCCGACGAGAGCTGCGCGGACCGGCGTCTCACGGTGATGATCTCCAACGTGCTGCTGACGAATCGCCAGTCGCGGACGCTGCTCGACGAGGTGCGGGCGCAGAAGCCCGACCTGTTCCTCGCCATGGAGGTCGACGACTGGTGGGACAAGACTCTGGAGCCGCTCAGCGCCGACATGCCCTACGGCGCCACGAAGATCATCGGCTCCTATTACGGCATGCGCCTGTTCTCGCGCCTGCCGCTGTCGGGCACGGAGATTCGCTTCCTCGCCGGGCGCGACACGCCGTCGATCGTCACGAAGGTGCGCCTGCGGGACGGCGAGGATGCGACCTTCCTCGGCATCCACCCGCGCCCGCCGCTCGTCGGCCAGTCGGCCCTGCCGCGCGACGCGGAGCTCTACGCCGCGGCCGCGATCCTGCGGAGCGCGGACGGGCCGGCCATCCTGGCCGGTGACCTCAACGCCACGCCCTGGGAAGATGCCGTGCAGAGGACGCGCCGTGTCGCCGGCCTCGTGTCGCCGCGGCAGGGCTACGGCTACGTGTACAGCTTCGACGCCCATTCCTGGTGGGCCAAGTGGCCGCTCGACCAGATCGACTACAAGCCGGGGTTCACCGCGCTGTCGCTTGAGCGCCTGCCCTATATCGGCTCGGACCACTACCCCTACGTGGTGCGCCTGTGCCGAGACCCCGCCGTGGAGCCGCCCCCCGCCGCGCCCGAGAGCACCGACGACCGCGCCCGGGTCGACGAGGCGGACCGCGCCGCGACGGTCGGCTCGCCGTGA
- a CDS encoding sugar-binding protein, with translation MPRRAARKRRRSSAPPVCSPAQLDDAAQTQIIRDLITKKVAGISVAPNNPDSIANVISAAEAKGIPVVTFDSDAPKSKRIAFIGTNNEAGGASAGEAFVKAMPKGGTYAVLTGGLSAQNLNDRIKGFRSKLNDSFKEVSGSPFACNDDSNTAVQIIQDILAKNPNIDGIYFAGGWPMFAPEAYMRALKNKAADLKSGKFVIVSFDTLPTQIKLLKDGYATTLVGQRPLAMGADSIEALDKLSKGEKIPPVIDTGVDIVDAANVDKFTAGQ, from the coding sequence ATGCCGAGAAGGGCTGCAAGGAAGAGGCGGCGAAGCTCGGCGCCACCTGTCTGTTCACCGGCCCAACTCGACGATGCCGCGCAGACCCAGATCATCCGCGACCTCATCACGAAGAAGGTCGCCGGCATCTCGGTGGCCCCGAACAATCCCGATTCCATCGCCAACGTGATCTCGGCCGCGGAGGCCAAGGGCATCCCCGTGGTCACCTTCGACTCCGACGCGCCCAAGTCCAAGCGCATCGCCTTCATCGGCACCAACAACGAGGCGGGCGGCGCCTCCGCGGGCGAAGCCTTCGTCAAGGCCATGCCCAAGGGCGGCACCTACGCGGTGCTGACGGGCGGCTTGTCGGCCCAGAACCTCAACGACCGCATCAAGGGCTTCAGGTCCAAGCTGAATGACAGCTTCAAGGAGGTGTCGGGCTCGCCCTTCGCTTGCAACGACGATTCCAACACCGCGGTGCAGATCATCCAGGACATCCTGGCGAAGAACCCCAACATCGACGGCATCTACTTCGCGGGCGGCTGGCCCATGTTCGCTCCCGAAGCCTACATGCGGGCGCTGAAGAACAAGGCCGCTGACCTCAAGAGCGGGAAGTTCGTGATCGTGTCCTTCGACACCCTGCCGACGCAGATCAAGCTCCTCAAGGACGGCTATGCCACGACGCTGGTGGGCCAGAGGCCGCTCGCCATGGGGGCGGACTCGATCGAGGCGCTCGACAAGCTGTCCAAGGGGGAGAAGATCCCGCCGGTCATCGACACGGGCGTCGACATCGTCGACGCCGCGAACGTCGACAAGTTCACCGCCGGGCAGTGA
- a CDS encoding ABC transporter permease, protein MSTTAAPAAPAARPRRSPLAYLVRFQSLLGLVIVVAAGVAFSPRRHGHILFLQTDNVANIIRSIAETGILALGMTFVIIAAGIDLSVGAVLGLCSVLTADLLVNEGWGLWTTLPLVLLTGLVFGAVQGFISTKARIQAFIVTLAGLQAARGLSLIASGNSFINISYGDGPGKAPAGFAVLGERIGGVFPVATLVFLLLAAVATFVLNNTRYGRYVFAVGGNEKAARLSGIPVQAVRISVYAITGLMAAVAGIVHAGQFSFGSPNDGTGYELNAIAAVVIGGTDLFGGAGSMVGTIAGAVMLGALANILELNDVSAAMQLLATGAIIVLAAALQTFVNRGSGSR, encoded by the coding sequence ATGAGCACCACCGCGGCCCCGGCTGCCCCCGCGGCCCGCCCCCGGCGGAGCCCGCTCGCCTATCTGGTGCGCTTCCAGAGCCTGCTCGGGCTCGTGATCGTGGTCGCGGCCGGCGTCGCCTTCTCGCCGCGGCGGCACGGCCACATCCTGTTCCTGCAGACCGACAACGTCGCCAACATCATCCGCTCCATCGCCGAGACGGGCATCCTGGCGCTGGGCATGACCTTCGTGATCATCGCCGCCGGCATCGACCTGTCGGTCGGCGCGGTGCTGGGCCTGTGCTCGGTGCTGACGGCGGACCTCCTCGTCAACGAGGGCTGGGGCCTGTGGACCACGCTGCCGCTGGTGCTCCTCACGGGCCTCGTCTTCGGCGCCGTGCAGGGCTTCATCTCGACGAAAGCGCGCATCCAGGCCTTCATCGTCACGCTGGCGGGCCTGCAGGCGGCGCGCGGCCTGTCGCTGATCGCGTCCGGCAACAGCTTCATCAACATCTCCTACGGCGACGGGCCCGGCAAGGCGCCGGCCGGCTTCGCGGTGCTGGGCGAGCGGATCGGCGGGGTGTTCCCCGTGGCGACGCTGGTGTTCCTCCTCCTCGCCGCCGTCGCCACCTTCGTGCTCAACAACACGCGTTATGGCCGCTACGTCTTCGCGGTCGGCGGCAACGAGAAGGCAGCCCGGCTGAGCGGCATCCCGGTCCAGGCCGTGAGGATCTCGGTCTACGCCATCACGGGGCTGATGGCGGCCGTGGCCGGCATCGTCCACGCCGGGCAGTTCTCCTTCGGCAGCCCCAACGACGGCACCGGCTACGAGCTCAACGCCATCGCGGCCGTGGTGATCGGCGGCACAGACCTGTTCGGCGGCGCCGGCTCGATGGTCGGCACCATCGCCGGAGCCGTGATGCTGGGCGCGCTCGCCAACATCCTGGAGCTGAACGACGTCTCGGCCGCGATGCAGTTGCTCGCCACCGGCGCCATCATCGTGCTGGCGGCGGCTCTGCAGACCTTCGTCAACCGCGGCTCCGGGAGCCGTTGA
- a CDS encoding ABC transporter permease gives MSGLTTTPADVSVRPGLGARVLRSRETGIIGALLIMMVAISLFAPDFASVDNLLNDARNFSFVGVVVLGQALVMITGGIDLSVGSVWGLAAVSSAAMMAAGFPVVVACALALLVAAAVGLFNGFCVTKLRMPPFVPTLATMSIARALALVVTRGKAIDGFRPDGDWFFALGGGDSFGLPNPFILFVLLSVLFGVVLTRSVYGRQLYAVGGNERAARLTGLDVDRLKISVYVISAVSAGLAGIVEVSYLSSAISNQGLGKELSVIAAAVIGGTALTGGEGTILGVFVGTVILEVLRNGLVLLGTDAYWQGVFVGSVIVFAVFIDQLRKGVWKKR, from the coding sequence ATGAGCGGCCTGACCACGACACCGGCGGACGTGTCCGTCCGCCCCGGCCTCGGTGCCCGCGTCCTCAGGTCGCGCGAGACCGGCATCATCGGCGCGCTGCTGATCATGATGGTCGCGATCTCGCTCTTCGCGCCGGACTTCGCCAGCGTCGACAACCTGCTCAACGACGCCCGGAACTTCTCCTTCGTGGGCGTCGTCGTGCTGGGTCAGGCGCTGGTGATGATCACCGGGGGCATCGACCTGTCGGTCGGCAGCGTGTGGGGCCTCGCGGCCGTGTCGTCCGCCGCCATGATGGCGGCGGGCTTCCCGGTCGTCGTGGCCTGCGCGCTGGCCCTGCTGGTCGCGGCCGCGGTCGGCCTGTTCAACGGCTTCTGTGTCACCAAGCTCCGCATGCCGCCCTTCGTGCCGACGCTCGCCACCATGAGCATCGCCCGGGCTCTGGCGCTCGTCGTCACGCGCGGCAAGGCGATCGACGGCTTCCGGCCGGACGGCGACTGGTTCTTCGCGCTCGGGGGCGGGGACAGCTTCGGCCTGCCGAACCCCTTCATCCTGTTCGTGCTGCTCTCCGTGCTGTTCGGCGTCGTGCTGACCCGCTCGGTCTACGGGCGCCAGCTCTACGCGGTCGGCGGCAACGAGCGCGCGGCGCGGCTGACCGGCCTCGACGTCGACCGCCTCAAGATCAGCGTCTACGTCATCTCGGCCGTGTCGGCGGGCCTCGCCGGCATCGTCGAGGTCTCCTACCTGTCCTCCGCCATCTCGAACCAGGGGCTCGGCAAGGAGCTCAGCGTCATCGCGGCGGCGGTGATCGGGGGCACCGCGCTCACGGGCGGCGAGGGCACGATCCTCGGCGTCTTCGTCGGCACCGTGATCCTGGAGGTGCTGCGCAACGGCCTCGTCCTGCTCGGCACGGACGCCTACTGGCAGGGCGTCTTCGTCGGCTCCGTCATCGTCTTCGCCGTCTTCATCGACCAGCTCCGCAAGGGCGTCTGGAAGAAGCGGTGA
- a CDS encoding transposase: MWTDEQRKTYKRLGGGFPSDVTDAEWAVLGPLIPDATPGGRPRKTDMRSAMNALLFLLRTGCPWRYLPRDGFPPRSTVYNIFRKFQADGTWHAIWDQLYPMLRH; the protein is encoded by the coding sequence ATGTGGACCGACGAGCAACGAAAAACCTACAAGCGCCTGGGTGGCGGCTTTCCGAGCGATGTCACGGATGCGGAGTGGGCCGTGCTGGGGCCGCTGATCCCGGATGCCACTCCGGGTGGCAGGCCCCGCAAGACCGACATGCGGTCGGCGATGAACGCGCTCCTGTTTCTGCTGCGAACCGGCTGCCCGTGGCGCTATCTGCCGCGGGATGGCTTTCCTCCGCGTTCGACGGTGTACAACATCTTCCGCAAGTTTCAGGCTGACGGCACGTGGCATGCGATCTGGGACCAGCTTTACCCGATGCTGCGGCATTGA